From the Rhodococcus sp. NBC_00297 genome, one window contains:
- a CDS encoding exodeoxyribonuclease VII small subunit: MNETPIAELGYEDARDELVDVVKLLEQGGLDLDASLALWERGEALATHCEQHLAGARTRIEKALARDEE; encoded by the coding sequence ATGAACGAGACACCGATCGCCGAGCTGGGCTACGAGGACGCGCGCGACGAGTTGGTCGACGTGGTCAAGCTGCTCGAGCAGGGCGGCCTGGATCTCGATGCCTCACTGGCGCTGTGGGAGCGCGGCGAAGCACTGGCGACGCACTGCGAGCAGCACCTGGCCGGCGCGCGCACGCGCATCGAGAAGGCGCTGGCCCGCGACGAGGAGTGA
- a CDS encoding DUF4245 domain-containing protein, with amino-acid sequence MADKKPRYLQNNKDMAWSLIPLLLACLVIAAIAGQCSLRVGGPEAGEVPRIDLGASLQADANALTFPVRSPDVPDQWIPNSANRGPVSGSEFQSSTVGFVTENGNFLSLTQSDASEDELVRSRTEGSRVSAGGAEAIAGLNWVVYGNDDTEPYWVADLGDTRAMLTGSGSQEEFVALASATATAPVLDKR; translated from the coding sequence GTGGCCGACAAGAAACCCAGGTACCTGCAGAACAACAAGGACATGGCCTGGTCCCTGATCCCGCTTCTTCTCGCATGCCTGGTGATCGCGGCCATCGCCGGTCAGTGTTCGTTGCGTGTGGGCGGCCCCGAGGCGGGTGAGGTTCCTCGCATCGATCTGGGGGCGTCCCTGCAGGCGGACGCGAATGCGCTGACCTTCCCGGTGCGCAGTCCCGACGTGCCCGATCAGTGGATCCCGAACTCGGCGAACCGTGGCCCTGTCTCGGGCTCGGAGTTCCAGTCCAGCACCGTCGGCTTCGTCACCGAGAACGGCAATTTCCTCTCGCTCACCCAGAGCGACGCCTCCGAGGACGAGCTGGTCCGCTCGAGGACCGAGGGATCACGGGTGTCCGCCGGCGGCGCGGAGGCCATCGCCGGGCTGAACTGGGTGGTCTACGGCAACGACGACACGGAACCGTACTGGGTGGCCGATCTTGGCGACACCCGCGCGATGCTCACCGGTTCCGGGTCGCAGGAGGAGTTCGTCGCGCTGGCATCCGCCACGGCGACGGCTCCGGTACTCGACAAGCGCTGA
- the glpX gene encoding class II fructose-bisphosphatase: MTANTDVPTQMAPDRNLALELVRVTEAGALASGRWVGRGDKEGGDGAAVDAMRQLVSSVSMRGVVVIGEGEKDEAPMLYNGEQVGNGNGPEVDFAVDPVDGTTLMAKGMPNAISVLAVAERGAMFDPSAVFYMEKIAVGPDYADAIDITAPVAENIARIAKIKKGSSSDVTVCVLDRPRHTELMQQIRDTGARIRLISDGDVAGAIAAARPDSGTDILIGTGGTPEGIIAAAAMRCMGGALQGRLAPTDDDERQKAVDAGHDLDRILNTNDLVAGENVFFTATGVTDGDLLRGVRYSGGGAHTQSIVMRSKSGTVRMIDAYHQLNKLREYSSVDFDGDTSGAVPSF, encoded by the coding sequence ATGACGGCCAACACCGACGTTCCCACGCAGATGGCGCCGGATCGAAACCTCGCGCTCGAACTCGTCCGCGTCACCGAGGCCGGGGCGCTCGCGTCCGGACGTTGGGTCGGCCGCGGCGACAAGGAGGGTGGCGACGGCGCTGCCGTGGACGCCATGCGCCAGCTGGTGAGCTCGGTGTCGATGCGCGGCGTCGTGGTCATCGGAGAGGGCGAGAAGGACGAGGCGCCCATGCTCTACAACGGCGAGCAGGTGGGCAACGGCAACGGTCCCGAGGTCGACTTCGCCGTCGATCCCGTCGACGGCACGACGCTGATGGCCAAGGGCATGCCCAACGCGATCTCCGTGCTCGCGGTGGCCGAGCGCGGTGCGATGTTCGATCCGTCGGCCGTGTTCTACATGGAGAAGATCGCCGTCGGCCCCGACTACGCCGATGCCATCGACATCACCGCTCCGGTCGCCGAGAACATCGCCCGGATCGCGAAGATCAAGAAGGGGTCGTCCTCGGACGTCACCGTGTGTGTGCTCGACCGTCCCCGCCACACCGAGCTGATGCAGCAGATCCGCGACACCGGTGCCCGCATCCGGTTGATCTCGGACGGTGACGTCGCCGGCGCCATCGCGGCCGCCCGCCCCGATTCGGGCACCGACATCCTGATCGGCACCGGCGGCACGCCCGAGGGCATCATCGCCGCGGCGGCCATGCGCTGCATGGGGGGAGCACTGCAGGGCCGGCTCGCCCCGACGGACGACGACGAGCGCCAGAAGGCCGTCGACGCAGGCCACGATCTCGATCGCATCCTGAACACCAATGATCTGGTCGCCGGGGAGAACGTCTTCTTCACCGCGACCGGCGTCACCGACGGCGATCTGCTGCGCGGAGTGCGCTACTCCGGCGGCGGTGCCCACACGCAGTCCATCGTCATGCGCTCCAAGTCGGGCACCGTGCGGATGATCGACGCGTACCACCAGCTGAACAAACTGCGGGAGTATTCGTCCGTGGACTTCGACGGGGACACCTCCGGCGCCGTCCCGTCCTTCTGA
- a CDS encoding class II fumarate hydratase, protein MTDNDQQFRIEHDTMGEVRVPVDALWRAQTQRAVENFPISGRPLERTQIRAMGLLKAACAQVNKDLGLLDADKADAIIAAAGEIADGKHDDQFPIDVFQTGSGTSSNMNANEVIASIAKNAGVEVHPNDHVNMSQSSNDTFPTATHVAATEAAVTSLIPALEYLHTALAAKATEWKTVVKSGRTHLMDAVPVTLGQEFGGYARQIEAGIERVQSTLPRLGELPIGGTAVGTGLNAPDGFGPKVVTELVKSTGVDALTAAKNSFEAQAARDGLVEASGALRTIAVSLTKIANDIRWMGSGPLTGLGEIRLPDLQPGSSIMPGKVNPVLPEAATQVAAQIVGNDAAIAWGGAAGAFELNVYIPMMARNLLESFTLLANVSRLFADKCVDGLVANEEHLKQLAESSPSIVTPLNSAIGYEEAAAVAKQALKDKKTIREVVLERGLVPEKLSEEELDKRLDVLAMAKVQD, encoded by the coding sequence ATGACAGACAACGATCAGCAGTTCCGCATCGAGCACGACACGATGGGAGAGGTTCGCGTACCCGTCGACGCGCTGTGGCGTGCGCAGACACAGCGCGCCGTCGAGAACTTCCCCATCTCGGGCCGCCCCCTCGAGCGCACCCAGATCCGCGCGATGGGGCTGCTCAAGGCCGCATGTGCACAGGTCAACAAGGACCTGGGTCTGCTCGATGCGGACAAGGCCGACGCCATCATCGCGGCGGCCGGCGAGATCGCGGACGGCAAGCACGACGATCAGTTCCCCATCGACGTGTTCCAGACCGGCTCGGGCACCAGCTCCAACATGAACGCGAACGAGGTCATCGCGAGCATCGCGAAGAACGCGGGCGTCGAGGTGCACCCCAACGACCACGTCAACATGTCGCAGTCGTCCAACGACACGTTCCCCACCGCGACGCACGTCGCCGCGACCGAGGCCGCGGTCACCAGCCTGATCCCGGCCCTCGAGTACCTGCACACCGCTCTGGCGGCCAAGGCGACCGAGTGGAAGACCGTCGTGAAGTCGGGCCGCACCCACCTCATGGACGCGGTGCCCGTCACGCTAGGCCAGGAGTTCGGCGGCTACGCACGTCAGATCGAAGCCGGCATCGAGCGCGTGCAGTCCACGCTCCCCCGCCTCGGCGAACTCCCCATCGGCGGCACCGCCGTCGGCACGGGTCTCAACGCCCCCGACGGCTTCGGCCCGAAGGTCGTGACCGAGCTGGTGAAGTCGACCGGTGTCGACGCCCTCACCGCGGCGAAGAACTCGTTCGAGGCCCAGGCGGCTCGTGACGGTCTGGTCGAGGCGTCGGGCGCGCTGCGCACCATCGCCGTCTCGTTGACCAAGATCGCCAACGACATCCGCTGGATGGGGTCGGGCCCGCTCACCGGTCTCGGCGAGATCCGGCTCCCCGACCTGCAGCCCGGCAGCTCGATCATGCCCGGCAAGGTCAACCCGGTTCTCCCCGAGGCGGCCACCCAGGTGGCGGCGCAGATCGTCGGCAACGACGCGGCGATCGCATGGGGCGGCGCAGCCGGAGCCTTCGAACTCAACGTCTACATCCCCATGATGGCGCGCAACCTGCTCGAGTCGTTCACGTTGCTCGCCAACGTCTCCCGCCTGTTCGCCGACAAGTGTGTCGACGGCCTCGTCGCCAACGAGGAGCACCTCAAGCAGCTCGCCGAGTCGTCGCCGTCCATCGTGACACCTCTCAACAGTGCGATCGGCTACGAGGAAGCTGCGGCCGTCGCCAAGCAGGCCTTGAAGGACAAGAAGACCATTCGCGAGGTCGTCCTCGAGCGTGGACTCGTCCCCGAGAAGTTGTCGGAAGAAGAACTCGACAAGCGCCTCGACGTCCTGGCGATGGCCAAGGTCCAGGACTGA
- a CDS encoding acyl-ACP desaturase, whose product MPKSDQDLLSELEADAAHLLQKHIDAARDWQPHDYVPWDSGRNFAFLGGEDWSPEQVTLGDAEVVGATVSVLVADNLPEYHRDLAFALRSSDVWWKLIGRWTAEENRHAIVLRNYLMTTRAVDPVDLERVRIEHMTTGYSAPSLHVLHILAKFALDERAAAVRHRRASASSQDALLSSILDRIAEDDELQTTLFTDLVSAAIRVDADGAVRAIADTVASFSVPTVDLPGRGGSAELLAGIGLYDRTIETEEVIKPLLEAWNVFTLDGLGEDGLAARAELESALATAAS is encoded by the coding sequence ATGCCGAAGAGTGACCAGGATCTGTTGAGCGAGCTCGAAGCCGATGCCGCGCACCTGCTGCAGAAGCACATCGACGCTGCTCGGGACTGGCAGCCCCACGACTACGTCCCGTGGGACTCGGGTCGCAACTTCGCGTTCCTCGGCGGCGAGGACTGGTCTCCGGAGCAGGTGACGCTCGGTGACGCCGAGGTCGTCGGTGCCACCGTCAGCGTGCTGGTCGCCGACAACCTGCCCGAGTACCACCGCGACCTGGCGTTCGCTCTCCGGAGCAGCGACGTCTGGTGGAAGCTGATCGGCCGGTGGACCGCGGAGGAGAACCGGCACGCCATCGTGCTGCGCAACTACCTCATGACGACTCGCGCGGTCGACCCGGTGGATCTCGAGCGTGTGCGCATCGAGCACATGACCACCGGCTACTCCGCACCGTCTCTGCACGTGCTGCACATCCTCGCCAAGTTCGCCCTCGACGAGCGCGCAGCGGCCGTGCGCCACCGTCGCGCCTCCGCGTCGTCGCAGGACGCTCTCCTGTCGAGCATCCTCGACCGCATCGCCGAGGACGACGAGCTGCAGACCACGCTCTTCACCGACCTGGTCTCCGCCGCGATCCGCGTCGATGCCGACGGCGCCGTCCGCGCCATCGCCGACACCGTCGCGTCCTTCTCGGTCCCCACCGTCGATCTCCCCGGCCGCGGTGGCAGCGCCGAACTGCTCGCCGGCATCGGGCTCTACGACCGCACCATCGAGACCGAAGAGGTGATCAAGCCCCTGCTCGAGGCGTGGAACGTGTTCACCCTCGACGGCCTCGGCGAGGACGGCCTCGCGGCCCGCGCGGAGCTCGAGAGCGCACTCGCCACTGCCGCGTCCTGA
- a CDS encoding PhoH family protein yields the protein MTAARSGSSVRTYVLDTSVLLSDPWAVTRFAEHAIVLPLVVISELEGKRHHHELGWFARESLRMLDDLRIRHGRLDQPVPIGTENGTLQVELNHTDPAVLPVGFRTDSNDSRILACALNLAAEGKDVVLVSKDIPLRVKAGAVGLPADEYHAHDVVPSGWTGMAEIEASRATIDGLFAEGFADIDEARELPCHTGVRLLGGTSSALGRVTANKQVQLVRGEREAFGLHGRSAEQRVALDLLLDESIGIVSLGGKAGTGKSALALTAGLDAVLERRTHRKVVVFRPLYAVGGQELGYLPGSESDKMGPWAQAVFDTLDGLASPEVIEEVTARGMLEVLPLTHIRGRSLHDSFVIVDEAQSLERNVLLTVLSRLGTGSRVVLTHDVAQRDNLRVGRHDGVAAVIEKLKGHPLFAHITLTRSERSPIAALVTEMLEEFGPA from the coding sequence GTGACTGCAGCTCGCTCCGGTTCTTCCGTCCGCACCTACGTGCTGGACACCTCGGTTCTGCTCTCGGACCCCTGGGCCGTGACTCGGTTCGCCGAGCACGCGATCGTCCTTCCACTCGTCGTCATCAGCGAGCTCGAGGGCAAGCGGCATCATCACGAACTGGGGTGGTTCGCGCGCGAGTCGTTGCGGATGCTCGACGACCTGCGGATCCGCCACGGGCGCCTCGATCAGCCCGTGCCCATCGGCACCGAGAACGGCACCCTGCAGGTCGAGCTCAATCACACCGACCCCGCTGTTCTTCCCGTCGGCTTCCGGACCGACTCCAACGACTCGCGGATCCTCGCGTGCGCACTGAACCTCGCCGCCGAGGGCAAGGACGTGGTGCTGGTCAGCAAGGACATCCCGCTGCGCGTCAAGGCCGGTGCGGTGGGTCTGCCGGCCGACGAGTACCACGCTCACGACGTCGTCCCGTCGGGATGGACGGGCATGGCCGAGATCGAGGCGTCGCGCGCGACCATCGACGGCCTGTTCGCCGAGGGATTCGCCGATATCGACGAAGCGCGAGAGTTGCCGTGCCACACCGGTGTTCGACTGCTCGGCGGCACGTCCAGCGCGTTGGGTCGGGTGACGGCGAACAAGCAGGTGCAGCTGGTGCGCGGCGAGCGTGAGGCGTTCGGCCTGCACGGCCGGTCCGCCGAGCAGCGCGTCGCCCTGGATCTGCTGCTCGACGAGAGCATCGGCATCGTCTCGCTCGGCGGGAAGGCCGGCACCGGTAAGTCCGCGCTCGCGCTCACCGCGGGCCTCGACGCGGTGCTCGAACGACGGACCCATCGCAAGGTCGTCGTGTTCCGGCCGCTGTACGCGGTCGGCGGCCAGGAGCTCGGCTACCTCCCCGGCAGCGAGAGCGACAAGATGGGCCCGTGGGCGCAAGCGGTGTTCGACACGCTCGACGGTCTCGCGAGTCCGGAGGTCATCGAGGAGGTCACCGCACGCGGCATGCTCGAGGTGCTGCCGCTCACGCACATCCGCGGACGGTCGCTGCACGACTCGTTCGTCATCGTCGACGAGGCGCAGTCGCTGGAACGCAACGTCCTGCTGACGGTGCTCTCGCGGCTCGGCACGGGATCACGCGTGGTGCTCACGCACGACGTGGCACAGCGCGACAACCTGCGGGTCGGACGCCACGACGGTGTCGCCGCCGTGATCGAGAAGTTGAAGGGGCACCCTCTCTTCGCCCACATCACGCTGACCCGTTCGGAGCGCTCGCCCATCGCCGCACTGGTCACCGAGATGCTCGAGGAGTTCGGGCCGGCCTGA
- a CDS encoding alpha/beta hydrolase: MQNAQEMQQLRGTHGTVAYRSWPSTTPGFVALLAHGYGEHSGRYGHLASTLTSAGAAVYAPDHHGHGQSDGTPAEITDVDGIVADLHSIADIARGEHPDLPVMLLGHSMGGLIATRYAQTHPGELAALVLSGPLVGQNPAFSMLLSMDEIPEIPIDPSVLSRDPEVGAAYQADPLVFHGPFARVTLETFTAAVETVASSGTLGDQPTLWLHGGDDQLVPLEPTTEAMRSLRGPSFEEKVYPGARHEILNETNRSEVESDILDFLGRAGLPLTRD; this comes from the coding sequence ATGCAGAACGCGCAGGAAATGCAGCAGCTCAGGGGAACCCACGGCACCGTCGCCTACCGTTCCTGGCCGTCCACCACGCCGGGATTCGTCGCGCTGCTCGCGCACGGGTACGGCGAACACTCGGGTCGCTACGGCCACCTGGCGTCGACCCTGACGTCGGCCGGAGCGGCGGTGTACGCCCCCGACCATCACGGGCACGGGCAGTCGGACGGGACGCCCGCCGAGATCACGGACGTGGACGGCATCGTCGCCGATCTGCACTCGATCGCGGACATCGCCCGCGGCGAGCACCCCGATCTACCGGTGATGCTGCTGGGCCACTCGATGGGCGGTCTCATCGCCACGCGCTACGCGCAGACCCACCCCGGCGAGCTGGCGGCACTCGTGTTGTCCGGTCCGCTGGTCGGGCAGAACCCGGCCTTCTCGATGCTGCTGTCGATGGACGAGATCCCCGAGATCCCGATCGACCCGTCCGTGCTGTCCCGCGACCCCGAGGTCGGCGCCGCCTACCAGGCGGACCCGCTGGTCTTCCACGGCCCCTTCGCACGCGTCACCCTCGAGACCTTCACGGCCGCGGTGGAGACGGTGGCGTCCTCCGGCACTCTCGGCGACCAGCCGACGTTGTGGCTGCACGGCGGCGACGATCAGCTGGTGCCGCTGGAGCCGACGACCGAGGCGATGCGCTCACTGCGCGGCCCGTCGTTCGAGGAGAAGGTCTACCCCGGTGCGCGGCACGAGATCCTGAACGAGACCAACCGCAGCGAGGTCGAGTCGGACATCCTCGACTTCCTGGGCCGCGCCGGCCTGCCGCTCACTCGCGACTGA
- a CDS encoding carbon-nitrogen hydrolase family protein — protein sequence MRLTVAGLQTAGSPGDVDANLAELDGAAGAALARGADLLVTPEMFVTGYDIGDRLGELTSRELLSEVCALARRRGIALLVGLPESEAGAVYNTVALVDADGSVIAQHRKSHLYGELDREWYSPGLDSVTVVDFRGVRLGLMICYDVEFPENVRAAALAGAHALLVPTAQMVPFTFVADVVIRTRAWENQLYVAYVNHVGTERATTYVGRSSIVGPDAEVIDRLDDETGLILGTVDTEVVAAAHRDNPYLVDRRPGLYSSIVRDLSRE from the coding sequence ATGCGGCTCACCGTGGCGGGTCTGCAGACGGCGGGGTCACCGGGTGACGTCGACGCCAACCTCGCGGAACTCGACGGAGCCGCGGGGGCGGCTCTGGCGCGCGGAGCCGACCTCCTGGTCACGCCGGAGATGTTCGTGACCGGGTACGACATCGGCGATCGCCTCGGTGAGCTGACGTCACGGGAGCTTCTCTCCGAGGTGTGCGCACTGGCGCGCCGCCGCGGCATCGCGCTGCTCGTGGGTCTGCCGGAGAGCGAGGCGGGAGCGGTGTACAACACGGTCGCACTCGTCGATGCGGACGGCAGTGTGATCGCGCAGCACCGCAAGTCGCACCTCTACGGTGAGCTCGACCGGGAGTGGTACTCGCCCGGGCTCGACTCGGTGACGGTCGTCGACTTCCGCGGGGTGCGGCTCGGTCTGATGATCTGTTACGACGTCGAGTTCCCCGAGAACGTCCGAGCCGCGGCCCTCGCGGGCGCGCACGCCCTGCTCGTTCCCACCGCGCAGATGGTGCCGTTCACATTCGTGGCCGACGTCGTCATCCGCACGCGCGCATGGGAGAACCAGCTCTACGTCGCGTACGTCAACCACGTCGGAACCGAGCGCGCCACCACCTACGTCGGCCGTAGCAGCATCGTCGGCCCCGACGCCGAGGTGATCGACCGACTCGACGACGAGACCGGCCTGATTCTCGGCACGGTGGACACCGAGGTCGTGGCGGCGGCCCATCGAGACAACCCCTACCTGGTGGACCGCCGGCCCGGCCTCTACTCGTCGATCGTCCGCGACCTCAGTCGCGAGTGA
- the glyA gene encoding serine hydroxymethyltransferase — protein sequence MTAAPVSATNIDTASLAEVDPEVAAAMAGELGRQRDTLEMIASENFVPRAVLQAQGSVLTNKYAEGYPGRRYYGGCEHVDIVEDLARTRAKELFGAEFANVQPHAGAQANAAVLMALINPGDKIMGLDLAHGGHLTHGMKLNFSGKLYEVESYGVSKEDHRIDMDEVRKQALHARPQVLIAGWSAYPRHQDFAAFRSIADEVGALLWVDMAHFAGLVAAGVHPSPVPYADVVSSTVHKTLGGPRSGIILAKKEWAKKLNSAVFPGQQGGPLMHAIAAKAVAFKIAGTPEFRERQERTLLGASLLAERLTGADVSDKGVSVLTGGTDVHLALVDLRNSQLDGQQAEDLLHEVGITVNRNAVPFDPRPPMVTSGLRIGTAALATRGFGEAEFTEVADIIATALATGEATDDLRGRVSTLAHDFPLYEGLEGWGLLG from the coding sequence ATGACTGCTGCGCCCGTCTCTGCCACCAACATCGACACCGCCTCCCTCGCCGAGGTGGATCCCGAGGTCGCCGCGGCGATGGCCGGCGAGCTGGGACGCCAGCGCGACACCCTGGAGATGATCGCGTCGGAGAACTTCGTTCCCCGCGCGGTGCTCCAGGCGCAGGGCAGCGTCCTCACCAACAAGTACGCCGAGGGTTACCCCGGTCGTCGGTACTACGGCGGGTGTGAGCACGTCGACATCGTCGAAGATCTGGCTCGGACCAGGGCGAAGGAGCTGTTCGGTGCCGAGTTCGCCAACGTGCAGCCGCACGCGGGCGCCCAGGCCAACGCCGCCGTTCTCATGGCTCTGATCAACCCGGGCGACAAGATCATGGGTCTGGACCTGGCGCACGGCGGCCACCTGACGCACGGCATGAAGCTGAACTTCTCGGGCAAGCTCTACGAGGTCGAGTCCTACGGTGTGAGCAAGGAAGACCACCGCATCGACATGGACGAGGTGCGCAAGCAGGCGCTGCACGCACGCCCACAGGTGCTCATCGCCGGATGGTCGGCCTACCCGCGGCACCAGGACTTCGCCGCGTTCCGCTCCATCGCCGACGAGGTCGGTGCGCTTCTGTGGGTCGACATGGCGCACTTCGCCGGGCTCGTCGCCGCCGGTGTGCACCCGTCGCCGGTGCCCTACGCGGACGTCGTGTCCTCCACCGTCCACAAGACCCTCGGTGGGCCCCGCTCGGGCATCATCCTCGCCAAGAAGGAGTGGGCGAAGAAGCTCAACTCCGCGGTGTTCCCCGGCCAGCAGGGCGGTCCGCTCATGCACGCGATCGCGGCCAAGGCCGTCGCCTTCAAGATCGCCGGCACTCCCGAGTTCCGGGAGCGTCAGGAACGCACCCTGCTCGGTGCGTCGCTGCTCGCGGAGCGGCTGACCGGCGCCGACGTCTCCGACAAGGGTGTCTCGGTGCTGACGGGCGGAACCGACGTCCACCTCGCGCTGGTGGACCTGCGCAACTCGCAGCTCGACGGCCAGCAGGCCGAGGATCTGCTGCACGAGGTCGGCATCACCGTGAACCGCAACGCGGTGCCGTTCGATCCGCGCCCGCCGATGGTCACCTCCGGTCTGCGTATCGGTACCGCGGCGCTCGCGACCCGCGGGTTCGGCGAGGCCGAGTTCACCGAGGTCGCCGACATCATCGCGACGGCGCTCGCCACCGGCGAGGCCACCGACGACCTGCGTGGTCGCGTCAGCACGCTCGCCCACGACTTCCCGCTGTACGAGGGACTCGAGGGCTGGGGACTGCTGGGCTGA
- a CDS encoding DUF885 domain-containing protein, which yields MHADTLVHDYLVLGLSFDRLEEGFVDAYTGDPALRRQVENAPPPEPRALARRAAELRTELPSSGLSEDRAAFLDVHLRALETSARKLAGDEIGFVDEVHDYFDVAIAPGDTDDYREAHRLMDEVLAGAGPLGERVRAHRVADEIPPERLAECVEAFSSALRDKVRGRYPLPDTEKVTYEVVGDKPWSGFNYYLGDYRSTVAINSDLKQHMAHLPHLIAHESYPGHHTEHCRKEAGLVRGAGQAEQTLFVVNTPQCLMAEGLADLALESIVGPGWGVWAQEIYADLGLRFDGERAEALQTASAKLLGVRQDAALLLHDEHRSQDDVAAFLGQWSLATPERARQMLRFLSSPLWRAYTSTYVEGYRLLHSWLHRADSADGRADRFERLLDEPLIPSQLR from the coding sequence ATGCACGCCGACACTCTCGTCCACGACTACCTCGTGCTGGGGTTGTCCTTCGATCGCCTCGAGGAGGGGTTCGTCGACGCCTACACCGGCGACCCCGCTCTGCGACGCCAGGTCGAGAACGCGCCCCCGCCCGAACCCCGCGCGCTGGCGCGGCGGGCGGCGGAACTGCGGACCGAACTGCCCTCGTCGGGGCTCTCCGAGGACCGCGCCGCGTTCCTCGACGTCCACCTGCGCGCGCTCGAGACGTCGGCACGGAAATTGGCCGGTGACGAGATCGGATTCGTCGACGAGGTGCACGACTACTTCGACGTCGCGATCGCACCGGGCGACACCGACGACTACCGCGAGGCACATCGCCTGATGGACGAGGTGCTGGCCGGGGCGGGGCCACTGGGGGAGCGGGTGCGCGCTCACCGCGTGGCCGACGAGATCCCGCCCGAGCGGCTCGCCGAGTGCGTCGAGGCGTTCTCCAGTGCGTTGCGCGACAAGGTGCGCGGCCGGTATCCGCTGCCCGACACCGAGAAGGTCACCTACGAGGTGGTGGGCGACAAGCCGTGGTCCGGGTTCAACTACTACCTGGGCGACTACCGGTCCACCGTCGCGATCAACTCGGACCTCAAGCAGCACATGGCGCATCTGCCCCATCTCATCGCACACGAGTCGTACCCGGGCCACCACACCGAGCACTGCCGCAAGGAGGCCGGGCTCGTGCGCGGTGCCGGGCAGGCGGAGCAGACGCTCTTCGTCGTCAACACTCCGCAGTGCCTGATGGCCGAGGGCCTCGCGGACCTGGCGCTCGAGTCGATCGTCGGGCCGGGCTGGGGAGTGTGGGCGCAGGAGATCTACGCCGACCTCGGCCTGCGATTCGACGGGGAACGCGCCGAGGCGCTGCAGACCGCGTCGGCGAAGCTGCTGGGGGTGCGTCAGGACGCCGCGCTGCTGCTGCACGACGAGCACCGCAGCCAGGACGACGTGGCCGCGTTCCTGGGGCAGTGGTCGCTCGCGACACCGGAACGCGCCCGTCAGATGTTGCGATTCCTGTCCTCACCGCTCTGGCGTGCCTACACCAGCACCTATGTCGAGGGGTATCGCCTGCTGCACTCGTGGCTGCACCGGGCCGACTCGGCGGACGGCCGAGCCGACCGCTTCGAGCGGCTGCTCGACGAACCCCTCATCCCGTCTCAACTGCGCTGA
- the coaA gene encoding type I pantothenate kinase, with product MSRVSESSPYVEFDRRQWRTLRNATPLVLTEDELTGLRGLGEQIDLDEVAEVYLPLARLIHLQVAARQRLFAATATFLGEKTPDRQVPFVIGIAGSVAVGKSTTARVLQALLARWEHHPRVDLVTTDGFLYSSAELVRRGIMHRKGFPESYDRRKLLRFVTEVKSGAESARAPVYSHVSYDIVPGKYTEVRQPDILVIEGLNVLQTGPRLMVSDLFDFSIYVDARIEDIEKWYVDRFLALRSTSFADPASHFHHYSGLSDEHARIAAADIWQSINRPNLVENILPTRPRATLVLRKDADHTINRLRLRKL from the coding sequence GTGTCCCGAGTGAGCGAGTCGAGTCCGTACGTCGAATTCGACCGTCGACAGTGGCGCACACTCCGGAACGCGACACCCCTGGTCCTGACCGAGGACGAGCTCACCGGCCTGCGCGGCCTGGGCGAACAGATCGACCTCGACGAGGTCGCGGAGGTCTACCTCCCCCTCGCTCGACTCATCCATCTCCAGGTGGCCGCCCGCCAACGCCTGTTCGCGGCGACGGCCACGTTCCTCGGGGAGAAGACGCCGGACCGCCAGGTCCCGTTCGTCATCGGCATCGCCGGCAGCGTCGCCGTCGGCAAGTCCACGACCGCGCGCGTGCTGCAGGCACTGCTGGCGCGATGGGAGCACCACCCGCGCGTGGACCTGGTGACGACGGACGGGTTCCTCTACTCGTCGGCCGAGCTGGTGCGTCGAGGAATCATGCACCGCAAGGGTTTTCCCGAGAGCTACGACCGGCGCAAGCTTCTGCGCTTCGTCACCGAGGTGAAATCCGGCGCCGAATCCGCACGCGCACCCGTGTACTCGCACGTCTCGTACGACATCGTGCCGGGCAAGTACACCGAGGTGCGACAGCCGGACATCCTCGTCATCGAGGGACTCAACGTCCTGCAGACCGGTCCGCGCCTCATGGTCTCGGACCTCTTCGACTTCTCCATCTACGTCGACGCCCGCATCGAGGACATCGAGAAGTGGTACGTCGACCGCTTTCTCGCCCTGCGCTCCACGTCGTTCGCCGACCCGGCCTCGCACTTCCACCACTACTCGGGACTGTCCGACGAGCACGCCAGGATCGCGGCCGCGGACATCTGGCAGTCGATCAACCGGCCCAACCTGGTGGAGAACATCCTGCCGACGCGCCCCCGCGCCACCCTGGTGCTGCGCAAGGACGCCGACCACACCATCAACCGGCTGCGCCTGCGCAAATTGTGA